The following are encoded in a window of Amaranthus tricolor cultivar Red isolate AtriRed21 chromosome 2, ASM2621246v1, whole genome shotgun sequence genomic DNA:
- the LOC130806460 gene encoding putative anthocyanidin reductase, producing MAEENSSRYCKVCVTGGAGYIASSLIKHLLNNGSYFVHATLRNLGDTEKLSRLTKIPGAETRLKVFEADVFNPQQFEAAIRDCQFVFHVASPFVFPKNSQFKDISEAAIASVLGIAKLCIESGTVKRLIYTASVVGVSPLKDDGNAFMDFIDETCWTPLHIPLVTSSIHKDYIISKTEAERALLKLEEGSKMEVVTLALGLVAGEASRSHYHEYSSPALIVSQITKSEFGNSSLKLLEQLLGKLPILHIEDACQALIFSMVKDSLHGRFLCASDYVSSAEIAHYFHKNYPEFQVQQVHMDGPTNSNIKWASTKLIDEGFNYNHDMKSILDDSLKNVRRFNGL from the exons ATGGCTGAAGAAAATAGTAGTAGATATTGCAAGGTTTGTGTTACAGGAGGTGCAGGTTACATTGCATCATCTCTCATCAAACATCTCTTAAACAATGGATCTTATTTTGTTCATGCTACTCTTAGAAACTTAG GCGACACCGAAAAATTGAGCCGTTTAACGAAGATACCGGGAGCAGAAACACGGCTAAAAGTGTTTGAGGCAGACGTATTCAATCCTCAACAGTTTGAAGCAGCCATTAGAGATTGCCAATTTGTATTCCATGTTGCATCCCCTTTTGTATTTCCTAAGAACTCTCAA TTTAAGGATATAAGTGAGGCAGCAATAGCGTCAGTATTGGGGATTGCAAAGCTATGCATAGAATCAGGCACCGTGAAACGACTTATTTACACAGCCAGTGTGGTTGGTGTTTCACCTCTCAAAGATGATGGCAATGCTTTTATGGATTTCATTGATGAGACTTGTTGGACACCTCTTCACATTCCCTTAGTTACTTCTTCTATTCATAAg GATTATATAATATCAAAAACAGAAGCAGAGAGAGCACTTTTGAAGCTTGAAGAGGGTTCTAAAATGGAGGTAGTAACCCTAGCATTAGGTTTGGTAGCAGGAGAAGCTTCTAGAAGTCACTACCATGAATACAGTTCCCCTGCTCTCATTGTGTCTCAGATTACCAAATCAGAATTTGGTAATAGTTCATTGAAACTTCTAGAACAATTATTGGGGAAACTTCCAATTCTACATATTGAAGATGCTTGTCAAGCACTCATTTTTTCAATGGTCAAAGATTCACTTCATGGTAGATTCTTATGTGCTAGTGATTATGTTTCTTCTGCTGAAATTGCTCACtattttcacaaaaattatCCGGAATTTCAAGTCCAACAAGT GCACATGGATGGGCCAACAAACAGCAATATAAAGTGGGCATCAACAAAGCTAATTGACGAGGGTTTCAATTATAATCATGACATGAAGAGCATTTTAGATGATTCTCTGAAAAATGTAAGGAGATTTAATGGATTATAA
- the LOC130806461 gene encoding ribulose-5-phosphate-3-epimerase, chloroplastic-like, protein MSVNPGFGGQSFIESQVNKISDLRRMCAEKGVNPWIEVDGGVGPANAYKVIEAGANALVAGSAVFGAKDYAEAIQGIKTSKRP, encoded by the exons ATGTCAGTGAACCCTGGGTTTGGCGGACAAAGCTTCATTGAGAGCCAAGTCAATAAAATCTCTGACCTGAGAAGAATGTGTGCAGAAAAG GGAGTGAACCCATGGATTGAGGTTGATGGTGGAGTTGGTCCAGCAAATGCATACAAG GTTATTGAGGCTGGTGCCAATGCTTTAGTTGCTGGTTCTGCGGTCTTTGGAGCTAAAGATTATGCTGAAG CTATCCAAGGGATCAAAACAAGCAAAAGGCCTTAA